The DNA sequence TCGGGCGCGCGCAGCGTGGTCGCGGCGGGCGCCGCGTGCTCGCGCCGGACGACGTACGGGGTGAGCCCGCCCAGCGCGCGGACGCCGGTGCGGGTGGCGCCCCGGGCGGCCAGGTGGCGGCCGATCACCGCGTCCAGGCCGTCGGCCGCGATCCGGTCGGCCGCCTGCTCCAGGGCCAGCATCTCCAACTGGGCGGGGGCGTGCGGCAGTACCGCGCGCCCTCCGTCGATCCAGCGCTCCTTCCAGTCCAGCAGGGACAGGTACGAGCGCCGGGGCGCCTGCTCGTTGGCCGCGATCCGCTCCCACGCGCGGGCGCTGACCGACACCGTGGACACGCCCGCCGGACCGGCCATCGCCTTCTGCCCGCCGATGACGCACAGGTCCACGCCCCACTCGTCGGTGAGCAGCGGCTCGGCGGCGACGGAGGCGACGGCGTCCAGCATCAGCAGCGCGCCGTGCTCCCGCACCACGCGGCCGATCCCGGCGACCGGGTTGGTGTTGCCGGTGGCCGCCTCGGCGTGCACCAGGCTGACGAAGTCGATCTCCGGGTGGGCGCGCAGCGCGTCGGCGATCCGCTCCGGACTCACCGCGCCGCTGAACGGCGCCGACACCGTGACCACGTCGGCGCCGCAGGACCGCAGCCACCCGCCGAACGTCTCGCCGTACGGCCCGGTGATCACGTTGAGGGCGGTGCTGCCGGGGCGCACGGCCGAGCGGATGCACGCCTCCAGCGGCAGCAGCGCCTCGCCCTGCAGGGTGACGACGGTCTCGCGGGTGCGCATCAGCGCGGCGATCTTGTCCTCGATGCGGGCGAAGTGGTCCGCGCCCAGCGGCGGGAGGTCGAGCAGGTCCGGTGCGGTGTTCGCGGTCACGGTGCCTTCCAGGATGTGGTGGCGCCGCGGCGCGGCGCCCGCCGGTCTCTGCCCCGACCCTACGCCGGGGCGGCCCCGGGTCCTACGGAGCGGTTCAGCGCCGGCCGCCCTCCGCCACCCCGCGCCAGCCGCCCTCGGCCACCCCGCCCGGAACGGCGTCCTCCGGCGCGTACGGCTCCCGGGTGTAGACGAAGGAGCCGAGGTCCAGGTGGCTCACCGTGCCGTCCGCCCGCCGGACGACCCGGAGCGTCTCGCCCGCGAAGTAGTTGTCGAGGCCGGTCCACGTCCCGTCCTCCTCCGGCCGGAACCGTGAGGCGCGCACGCCCCCGCCGGCGAGCGGCGCCAGGTCGAGCGTCCGGCCCGGCCCCAGCCGGAGGACCATGGCCCGGGGCCCCCAGTACCAGGGGCCGGTGAGCTCCAGCAGCGTGAGGTCCGGGTCCGCATCCGGGCGCCACGGCTCCGGAATGCGAGGCTCCGCCTCGGCGGTGGTCAGCACGAGCCGGGCGGCGAGCGACACGACCTCCGGCATGGACGTCTGGTTGG is a window from the Streptomyces mobaraensis genome containing:
- a CDS encoding pyridoxal-phosphate-dependent aminotransferase family protein, yielding MTANTAPDLLDLPPLGADHFARIEDKIAALMRTRETVVTLQGEALLPLEACIRSAVRPGSTALNVITGPYGETFGGWLRSCGADVVTVSAPFSGAVSPERIADALRAHPEIDFVSLVHAEAATGNTNPVAGIGRVVREHGALLMLDAVASVAAEPLLTDEWGVDLCVIGGQKAMAGPAGVSTVSVSARAWERIAANEQAPRRSYLSLLDWKERWIDGGRAVLPHAPAQLEMLALEQAADRIAADGLDAVIGRHLAARGATRTGVRALGGLTPYVVRREHAAPAATTLRAPEGVDAREIVAAALAADPAVPLQAGGGALAKEMIRVNHYGRAAARATVLASLAALAAGLRTLGVPVADDDEVLAAAGAEWDGLVQG